The following proteins are co-located in the Malassezia restricta chromosome II, complete sequence genome:
- a CDS encoding ATP-dependent RNA helicase DDX41, protein MASDTQDDRPWWESADDESHVPYVPLKKRRLDLMKKRKCGVQVSQDSEQSVSPPKPTQAPSLVQEARDLRERLRDTESRADARVEEERQILEAHTTRKKLAGYAEIAQNIQYTEPILRSWRPPHFVRSRTEEQNEIMRKRYHVSVEGQDPPPLISNFRDMKVPVCVIEHLRTKGIQAPTPIQMQGLPTAFSGRDMIGIAFTGGGKTLTFSLPLLLFSAEAESRVPFQHGDGPIGLIVCPSRELARQTYESIKAMAESLELGGYARVRALLCIGGVSMSEQSHILRHGVHIAVATPGRLQDMLEKKIVQLHSCTYLCLDEADRMMDMGFEDDVRNILSYFTQQRQTLLFSATMPKKILDLAAQSLFKPVVVHVGRAGAASLDIIQEVEYVDPEAKKGHLLETLQKTAPPVIIFSDNKNEVDDIHEFLLRKGVETVSIHGSKSQDEREYAVESFKARNKDVMVASGVASKGLDFHDVRHVINYTMPKDIEDYVHQIGRTGRSGRTGLASTFVNASTPQTTLLDLKYLLMEARQRVPSFFASLDDPHEGPAVTRTGCAVCGGLGHIVAHCPKLEEQQRRLTANMTRGEQSGY, encoded by the coding sequence ATGGCATCTGACACACAGGATGACAGACCATGGTGGGAGAGCGCTGATGATGAATCTCATGTACCATACGTACCGCTAAAAAAGCGACGTTTAGATTTGATGAAAAAAAGAAAATGCGGTGTGCAAGTTTCTCAGGATAGTGAGCAGTCGGTATCTCCTCCGAAGCCTACTCAGGCACCATCTCTTGTgcaagaggcgcgcgacCTCCGTGAACGCCTGCGGGATACTGAATCTCGAGCAGATGCCCGAGTGGAAGAAGAAAGGCAAATTCTTGAAGCTCATACAACTCGGAAAAAACTTGCGGGGTATGCAGAAATCGCTCAGAATATTCAGTACACTGAACCCATTCTTCGCTCATGGCGTCCTCCTCATTTTGTACGTTCACGGACAGAGGAGCAGAATGAAATAATGAGAAAAAGATACCATGTTTCTGTGGAAGGACAAGATCCTCCTCCGCTCATATCAAATTTTCGCGACATGAAAGTGCCGGTGTGTGTCATTGAGCATTTGCGTACGAAAGGAATCCAAGCTCCAACACCAATTCAAATGCAGGGTTTGCCTACAGCATTTAGTGGTCGTGATATGATTGGGATTGCTTTTACTGGGGGAGGCAAAACCCTGACATTTAGCTTACCACTCTTACTATTTTCTGCTGAGGCCGAAAGCCGTGTGCCATTTCAACATGGAGATGGACCCATCGGGTTGATTGTATGTCCATCTCGTGAATTAGCACGGCAAACGTATGAATCGATCAAAGCCATGGCAGAGAGCCTAGAACTAGGTGGCTACGCCCGAGTGCGCGCACTCCTGTGCATCGGTGGGGTCAGTATGTCGGAGCAGTCGCATATACTTCGACATGGCGTGCATATAGCCGTGGCCACTCCAGGACGTTTGCAAGACATGCTGGAAAAGAAAATCGTCCAACTACATTCTTGTACATATTTGTGTTTGGATGAGGCTGATCGTATGATGGATATGGGCTTTGAAGACGATGTGCGAAACATCCTCAGTTATTTTACCCAGCAAAGACAAACGCTATTGTTTTCAGCTACGATGCCCAAAAAAATTCTCGATTTGGCAGCGCAATCGTTGTTCAAACCTGTGGTCGTGCATGTGGGTCGTGCAGGAGCAGCAAGCCTGGACATCATTCAAGAAGTGGAGTACGTTGATCCTGAGGCCAAGAAAGGACACCTACTAGAAACTTTGCAGAAAACCGCTCCTCCTGTGATTATATTCAGTGATAATAAAAACGAGGTGGACGATATTCATGAGTTTCTGTTACGTAAAGGTGTGGAGACTGTGTCTATTCATGGGTCCAAATCCCAAGACGAGCGTGAGTACGCCGTGGAGAGCTTCAAAGCAAGGAACAAGGATGTCATGGTTGCCAGCGGTGTAGCCAGCAAAGGTCTTGATTTTCATGATGTTCGTCATGTTATCAATTATACCATGCCCAAAGACATTGAAGATTATGTTCACCAAATTGGACGAACAGGTCGAAGTGGCAGGACAGGTTTGGCTTCGACATTTGTGAATGCATCCACGCCACAGACTACTTTGCTGGACCTCAAGTATTTGCTGATGGAGGCGAGACAGCGCGTTCCCTCCTTTTTCGCGTCATTAGACGATCCTCACGAAGGACCCGCAGTCACTCGCACAGGATGTGCTGTGTGTGGTGGACTAGGACACATCGTGGCACACTGCCCCAAGCTGGAAGAGCAGCAGCGAAGACTCACGGCAAACATGACACGTGGTGAACAAAGTGGATACTAA
- a CDS encoding ADP-ribosylation factor 6 yields the protein MGAFLSRLKGALFGTRELRILMLGLDNAGKTTMLYKLKLRQSVKTIPTVGFNVETISYKNIKFNVWDVGGQDKIRPLWRHYYTGTQGLIYVVDSRDRTRMAEAREELHRILSDREMRHCVLLVFANKQDLAGAMSPQELTDQLGLYALQSRPWFVHPSCATTGQGLTEGLQWLSQNIRDPTK from the coding sequence ATGGGTGCTTTTTTGTCTCGACTGAAAGGTGCATTATTTGGGACGCGTGAGCTAAGAATATTGATGTTGGGCCTGGATAATGCCGGGAAAACGACGATGTTATATAAGCTCAAGCTTCGTCAGAGCGTCAAAACGATTCCTACTGTTGGGTTTAACGTGGAAACGATATCATACAAAAACATCAAGTTCAATGTATGGGACGTAGGCGGCCAAGACAAGATCCGACCGCTTTGGCGTCATTACTACACTGGCACACAGGGTTTGATTTACGTTGTCGACAGCCGTGATCGCACGCGCATGGCAGAAGCACGCGAAGAGTTGCACCGTATCCTGTCAGATCGAGAGATGCGCCATTGCGTACTGCTTGTATTCGCTAACAAGCAGGACCTGGCAGGTGCGATGTCGCCCCAGGAATTGACGGATCAACTTGGTCTGTATGCATTACAGTCTCGCCCTTGGTTCGTCCATCCGAGCTGCGCAACCACCGGACAGGGTCTTACTGAAGGCTTGCAGTGGCTAAGCCAGAATATCCGTGATCCTACTAAGTAA
- a CDS encoding dynactin 1, which produces MRCSVTNMGCGEVLFVGQTSFAPGTWVGIHLDEPRGKNDGSVHGKRYFACEPQYGVFVRPTQVHPEDTKAVQTPTTRDKTATPRTAYRSAVGTPRASVPAAAAETPQSTRRAIGSGVPESSRTRLRMLQQRSPFLSPSEHAKKRVEGSGTGQNKTAGPQPSWSTRQKRKIDTQPDSPLRSKNAPLSHAPTLASPSPPPHHDTAARLGELEAACAAHMERITLFEQESKKHAQLSQELEKAQERVRELEKERDGIQARFEELNESIEMATLDREMAEERSESLEKELILARGAYEELRLERDLQAESARAALPRDAAALYDENTQLKQALERLRDAAHEANTQQRRELASLRAELATKDDVVSEHTKALEQLARLELLVTELRAQAEVAQGAEDMLEALTERHSALEEYVEKLTADIRELEALQTLSEELEATHIETEAQLQRDLDLRDERIECMQREHAVTQAHLASHAATIEQFRALVSDLTQERDTLRAKCHAPPAPAPRAPAMEQVRKLPALAQDKLALAHAEQQRHLDILRAYVIPSFQDLDQGAVATFLLYERIAAQSELLRTAISQRYDVQDAWQTRVTDDTLVVRCRLRRASAHVGALAKHIAAVLCSSTPDIFVSRASDHIDMAHLSHQMQVHVDALEHDTLDDVACEALCREAVAQLEAVSQALPPCASLQDLASKEVGGALLAWYDIETLQACLSILQETKAESAVAEVCLTWSAVASRARVACRRLYRRLYALQQQQQTVDGAHVGTLPEVGQKASGLVPRVMAWAYAVLEQKDTSGLEPLTLLADETRLLADMADGVLAAASMEEHVVTWTRAAPWRARAQSLYAACRSTDDAPTVAMTERIRSLEKALADRDDAAQAADIKIERLRRQLDKSHALAAELSDAKQQMDELRARLEERPAEPAAVSVAASVDIAQGEAPQRHRALQNAWAEHRRVLARTWLTQIASLAPLMTPHIQAADDAALGAITRRVMDVVATPRVVELGTCKPPAVQLASFRHDRRMAAKSLIP; this is translated from the coding sequence ATGCGATGTAGTGTGACGAATATGGGATGCGGTGAGGTGCTATTTGTGGGCCAGACGTCTTTTGCGCCTGGAACTTGGGTCGGCATCCACCTTGATGAGCCGCGTGGAAAGAATGACGGATCCGTGCACGGTAAACGGTATTTCGCATGTGAGCCACAGTATGGTGTTTTTGTGCGTCCGACACAGGTGCACCCGGAGGATACCAAGGCTGTACAGACACCTACGACTCGTGACAAAACGGCAACACCGCGCACAGCATACCGCTCAGCCGTTGGGACACCGCGAGCTTCTGtacctgctgctgctgctgagaCGCCACAAAGTACAAGACGCGCGATAGGCAGTGGTGTGCCTGAATCGAGTAGGACCCGACTCAGAATGCTGCAGCAACGGTCACCGTTCCTGTCGCCATCTGAGCATGCCAAGAAGCGTGTCGAGGGGAGCGGCACTGGACAAAATAAGACCGCTGGTCCTCAGCCTTCGTGGTCTACGCGACAAAAGCGGAAAATTGATACCCAGCCCGATTCGCCTTTGCGGAGCAAGAATGCTCCGCTGTCTCATGCTCCCACACTCGCCTCTccgtcgccgccaccacATCATGATACCGCTGCGCGACTGGGCGAATTAGAAGCTgcatgtgcagcgcatATGGAGCGCATAACTTTGTTTGAGCAAGAATCAAAGAAGCATGCCCAATTATCACAAGAGCTAGAGAAGGCACAGGAACGTGTGCGCGAGCTTGAGAAAGAGCGAGATGGCATCCAGGCGCGATTTGAAGAGCTTAATGAAAGCATTGAAATGGCGACACTAGATCGCGAAATGGCCGAGGAACGCAGCGAGTCACTCGAAAAAGAGCTCATATTGGCTCGCGGTGCCTATGAAGAATTGCGATTGGAGCGTGATCTACAAGCTGAATCGGCTCGCGCGGCACTACCGAGAGATGCTGCTGCCCTATATGATGAAAATACACAGCTGAAACAGGCCTTGGAACGACTTCGTGATGCAGCTCACGAAGCCAACACGCAGCAACGACGCGAGCTGGCTTCGTTGCGAGCTGAACTGGCAACCAAAGATGATGTGGTTAGCGAACATACCAAAGCTCTGGAGCAGCTGGCGCGACTCGAATTACTTGTAACGGAGCTTCGTGCACAAGCAGAGGTAGCGCAAGGCGCTGAAGACATGCTAGAAGCGCTCACAGAGCGGCATTCGGCGTTGGAAGAGTATGTGGAAAAGTTGACCGCCGATATCCGAGAATTAGAGGCGTTGCAGACACTCAGTGAGGAGTTGGAGGCCACTCATATCGAAACTGAAGCACAGCTCCAGCGTGATCTCGATTTGCGTGATGAGCGCATTGAGTGTATGCAGCGTGAACATGCAGTAACACAGGCCCATCTCGCCTCACATGCAGCGACCATTGAGCAGTTCCGTGCACTGGTTTCAGATCTCACCCAAGAACGCGATACTCTGCGGGCCAAGTGCCATGCTCCCCCTGCCCCTGCGCCCCGTGCACCGGCAATGGAGCAAGTGCGGAAGCTTCCTGCGCTGGCACAAGATAAGCTGGCATTAGCCCATGCAGAGCAGCAACGGCACTTGGACATTTTGCGAGCGTATGTCATCCCATCGTTCCAGGATCTGGATCAAGGCGCTGTCGCGACGTTTTTGCTgtatgagcgcatcgcggcaCAGAGTGAGCTGCTACGTACTGCCATTTCACAACGGTACGACGTGCAAGATGCATGGCAGACGCGAGTGACCGATGACACCCTCGTGGTCAGGTGTCGCTTACGCCGAGCCTCCGCACATGTCGGCGCCCTTGCCAAGCACATTGCAGCTGTGTTATGCTCGTCGACACCCGACATATTTGTTAGCCGCGCATCGGATCATATCGACATGGCGCACCTATCGCACCAGATGCAGGTTCATGTGGATGCACTGGAGCATGACACACTGGACGATGTGGCTTGTGAGGCACTATGCAGAGAAGCTGTGGCACAATTAGAGGCTGTGTCGCAAGCGCTGCCTCCTTGTGCATCACTTCAAGATTTGGCATCCAAGGAAGTGGGAGGTGCTTTACTTGCATGGTACGATATCGAGACGCTTCAGGCTTGTCTTTCAATTTTGCAAGAAACCAAAGCTGAAAGTGCAGTGGCAGAAGTGTGTCTGACATGGTCGGCAGTCGCATCGCGTGCACGTGTCGCATGCCGACGCCTGTACCGTCGTCTGTATgccctgcagcagcagcagcaaacGGTAGACGGAGCGCATGTGGGGACTTTGCCAGAAGTGGGTCAGAAAGCCTCAGGACTTGTGCCGCGGGTGATGGCATGGGCCTATGCGGTACTGGAGCAGAAAGATACGTCTGGACTGGAGCCTCTGACATTGTTGGCGGATGAGACTCGCTTGCTGGCGGACATGGCTGACGGCGTACTAGCAGCCGCATCGATGGAGGAACATGTTGTGACATGGACCAGGGCCGCTCCTTGGAGAGCGCGTGCCCAAAGTCTGTATGCAGCTTGCCGCTCCACCGATGATGCACCGACCGTGGCTATGACTGAGCGAATCCGCTCTCTGGAAAAGGCACTGGCGGACCGCGATGATGCAGCTCAAGCGGCTGACATTAAAATCGAGCGCTTGCGACGTCAGCTGGACAAGTCGCATGCTCTGGCGGCCGAGTTATCAGACGCAAAGCAGCAAATGGACGAGCTCCGTGCTCGACTTGAGGAGCGACCGGCAGAGCCTGCGGCAGTGTCAGTGGCGGCTTCCGTCGACATCGCGCAGGGCGAAGCACCACAGCGACATCGTGCTTTGCAAAACGCATGGGCTGAGCACCGGCGTGTTCTGGCCCGTACATGGCTAACACAGATCGCATCACTTGCGCCTCTTATGACGCCGCATATTCAGGCAGCAGACGATGCGGCCCTAGGCGCCATTACACGCCGCGTCATGGACGTTGTTGCCAcgccgcgtgtcgtggagcTGGGCACATGCAAGCCGCCAGCCGTGCAGCTAGCGTCATTTCGGCACGATCGACGCATGGCTGCCAAATCACTCATACCATAA